The Streptomyces pratensis genomic interval TCGCCCGGGTGGACGTCGCCCGGCATGAGCGCGTCCGCTGCGAGCACATCGCCCGCCTCGCAGTGCCGTCCGACCACGGTCGCCGAGCACGGCTCGGCCGTCGAGCGGCGGCCGATGAGCCGGGGTGCGTAGCGGGAACCGTACAGCGCGGGTCGCGGGTTGTCGCTCATTCCGCCGTCCACGGCCACGAAGAGACGGTCACCCGTCTTCTTTACCGCGAGCACCCGGTAGAGCGCGACACCCGCGGGCCCCACCACCGCGCGACCGGGCTCGACGGTCAGCCGGGGTGCCGGAATGCCGGCGGTGGCGCAGCTCGAGGCCAGTTCGCGGCGGATGCGTGCACCGAGGGACTCGATGTCGAGCGGAGTCTCCCCCGGCCGGTAGGCGACTCCGTGCCCGCCTCCGATGTCCAGCTCCGGCAGGACGATTCCGTGCTGTCGGCTGACCTGGGCGAGGAGCCCGACCATCCGTCGGAGCGCGGTCAGGTAGGGCTTGACCGTGCTGATCTGCGAACCGATGTGGCAGTGCAGTCCGACCAGTTCCAGGCGCGGTTGGTCGAGTATGCGGGCGATGGCGTGCTGGGCGCTCCCGTCGGTGAGGGGCAGCCCGAACTTCTGGTCGTCCGTGCCGGTACGGATCGCCGCGTGGCCGCCTGCGCTCACACCCGGGACCACGCGCGCCAGTACCTTCTGGCGGGCGCCGTCCGGGACGAGCGCGGAGAGCCGGGCGATCTCCCACGCGCTGTCGATGACGATCCTCCCGGCGCCCAGGCGCAGCGCCGCGCTCAGGTCGTCCGGGCTCTTGGCGTTGCCGTGCATCACGATGCGCTCGGGAGGGAAGCCGTTGGTGACGGCAAGCTCCAGCTCTCCTGCGGAGCAGACATCCAGCCCGAGGCCCTCCTCCCGCACCCAGTGCAGGAGGGCTCGGCACAGGAATGCCTTGGCCGCGTAGACGACGTCGGTGTCGGGGAAAGCCCGCACATAGCTGCGACAGCGGTCCCGTACCTCCCCTTCGTCCAGGAGGTAGACGGGGGTACCGAACCGCTCGGCCGCCTCGACGAGCGAAACGCCTCCCACCGCGACGTCGCCTCGGGATGCGAGGCGAGCCGAAGCGGGCCAGACGGACAGGCCTGCGGCGTTACCCGCCGCAACGGGGTCGTCGGCGTGCGACGTGGTCCGGGCCGACGCTCGGACCGCGGGTCCGGGCACTGTTGTGGTCATGGTGATCCCTCAGCCGGTCAGGAGATTGATGCAGGAGACAACGACTGCGCCGCGGTCGCGCGGAGCGGGCCGGCGAGGCGCGGATCCCTGGCCGCGAAGCGGGTGAGCCCGGCAGCGGATGCCGCAGTGGGCCCTGGGGCGGCGAGCAGCGGGTCGACGACGAGGTCGACGACTCCCAGAGGCGCGACGAGCGCGCGTACGGCCGGCTCGGAGAGCCGGATCCAGGTCTGCCGCCGTCCCAGGGCGTGGAGCAGCTGTAGCTCGTCGGTGAAGGCGACCGCAGTATGGATGCCGAGGGGAGTGCGGAAGAGACGGGCGCAGTAGCCCATGGGACCTCGGCGGACCGGGACGAACAATGCTCCGGCCCGGCTCGGTTGAAGGGGGTCCGGGTCCTCGGCGCATCGGTTGTCGTTCATGGCACTCCTCGTGGAGACGGGGATCCCCGGACCACTGGCGGCCGGGGTACACCGATCACGCTAAGCCCGCTCCCACCGGGTCGGCGGTGTCCGTTAGCGGACCCTTGACCCCGAACGCCCGACCTTTGACGCGCGATTGACGAGGCCCCTTCGCCCGGTCACACCCCCGGCGTGCCAAGCCGGGTCTGCCCCGCACCGCGTGGTTCGAGCGCACAGGCACGGTGCGGCCCTTCTCGCAGGGGGCCTGTCACGATGTGGGCCGGCTCCTGGACGGAGTGAATCCGGTCGGCGGTGAGCGGCGGGAGCCTGCGACGCGTCGCCAAGGCCCGGTGCGCCCTGTCTGTACCGCAGCAGGCGAGGCCGGGCGCTTCCCCACCGGGCGATCGCGCGCGGCACCGGCACCTCGGCGGACGGCCGTGGGGCGCGGGCTCGCCGATCAGAGACTTCCTGCCACACCGCGGCCGTGGACGGGATCGGCCGCGCAGGCGGTCGAACCGGTATCGCGCCCGGCTGAACGGACACCGATGACCC includes:
- a CDS encoding SAV_915 family protein; amino-acid sequence: MNDNRCAEDPDPLQPSRAGALFVPVRRGPMGYCARLFRTPLGIHTAVAFTDELQLLHALGRRQTWIRLSEPAVRALVAPLGVVDLVVDPLLAAPGPTAASAAGLTRFAARDPRLAGPLRATAAQSLSPASIS
- the lysA gene encoding diaminopimelate decarboxylase — encoded protein: MTTTVPGPAVRASARTTSHADDPVAAGNAAGLSVWPASARLASRGDVAVGGVSLVEAAERFGTPVYLLDEGEVRDRCRSYVRAFPDTDVVYAAKAFLCRALLHWVREEGLGLDVCSAGELELAVTNGFPPERIVMHGNAKSPDDLSAALRLGAGRIVIDSAWEIARLSALVPDGARQKVLARVVPGVSAGGHAAIRTGTDDQKFGLPLTDGSAQHAIARILDQPRLELVGLHCHIGSQISTVKPYLTALRRMVGLLAQVSRQHGIVLPELDIGGGHGVAYRPGETPLDIESLGARIRRELASSCATAGIPAPRLTVEPGRAVVGPAGVALYRVLAVKKTGDRLFVAVDGGMSDNPRPALYGSRYAPRLIGRRSTAEPCSATVVGRHCEAGDVLAADALMPGDVHPGDLVAIPVAGAYHLSMASSYNAVGRPPVVAVHEGRARLLIRRESLADINGRDIGL